One genomic window of Microbacterium testaceum StLB037 includes the following:
- a CDS encoding NADH:flavin oxidoreductase/NADH oxidase, translated as MSTLFTPLSVRGIETRNRLWVSPMCQYSATDGMPNDWHHVHLAQFAAGGAGLVIAEATAVSPEGRISPDDVGLWNDPQAEAWAPVVAAIRARGSVAGVQLGHAGRKASTTSPLTGGRGSVAPADGGWTTVAPSALAYDSFAAPVALDTAGIEKVVTDFADAARRAVAAGFEVIEVHAAHGYLLHQFLSPLTNHRDDAYGGSFENRVRLVVRVTEAVRAAAPDAAVFVRFSATDAAEGGWDLADTVAAARLVAAAGADLIDVSSGGLVPEQHIVPGPGYQVDYAATIRRETGLLVAAVGMIDDPTFGEQILADGRADAILSGREWLRDPHYALRAAAALGAPVPAPAQYVRAY; from the coding sequence GTGAGCACCCTCTTCACACCTCTGTCCGTCCGCGGTATCGAGACGCGCAACCGCCTGTGGGTGTCGCCCATGTGCCAGTACAGCGCGACCGACGGGATGCCGAACGACTGGCACCACGTCCACCTCGCGCAGTTCGCGGCCGGCGGCGCGGGACTCGTGATCGCCGAGGCGACCGCGGTCTCGCCCGAGGGACGCATCTCGCCCGACGACGTCGGACTCTGGAACGACCCGCAAGCCGAGGCCTGGGCGCCCGTCGTCGCGGCGATCCGCGCGCGCGGATCCGTCGCGGGCGTGCAGCTCGGCCACGCCGGTCGCAAGGCCTCGACCACGTCGCCCCTCACCGGCGGCCGCGGCAGCGTCGCGCCCGCCGACGGCGGATGGACCACCGTCGCCCCGTCGGCGCTCGCCTACGACTCGTTCGCCGCACCGGTCGCGCTCGACACCGCGGGCATCGAGAAGGTCGTCACCGATTTCGCGGATGCCGCCCGCCGCGCCGTCGCGGCCGGATTCGAGGTCATCGAGGTCCACGCCGCCCACGGCTACCTCCTGCACCAGTTCCTCTCGCCGCTGACGAACCACCGCGACGACGCCTACGGCGGCTCCTTCGAGAACCGCGTCCGCCTCGTCGTGCGCGTGACCGAGGCCGTCCGTGCCGCCGCGCCCGACGCCGCCGTGTTCGTGCGCTTCTCGGCGACCGACGCCGCCGAGGGCGGGTGGGACCTCGCCGACACCGTGGCCGCCGCGCGCCTGGTCGCGGCTGCGGGCGCCGACCTCATCGACGTGTCCAGCGGCGGGCTCGTCCCCGAGCAGCACATCGTGCCCGGCCCCGGGTACCAGGTGGACTACGCCGCGACGATCCGCCGCGAGACCGGACTGCTCGTCGCCGCCGTCGGCATGATCGACGACCCCACGTTCGGCGAGCAGATCCTCGCGGACGGCCGCGCCGACGCGATCCTGTCGGGCCGGGAATGGCTCCGCGACCCGCACTACGCGCTGCGCGCCGCCGCCGCGCTCGGCGCCCCCGTCCCCGCCCCCGCCCAGTACGTCCGCGCCTACTGA
- a CDS encoding hemolysin family protein produces the protein MSDWAGIAWLVVLLVANAFFVGAEFAVISARRSQVEPLADRGSRAAKTALYAMEHATLMLATCQLGITICSLLILNVSEPAIHHLLAGPLGLTGLPEAAVDIAAFIVALLVVSYLHVVFGEMVPKNLAFSLPDRAVLMLAPPLVAVSKAFYPIIVALNWTANHVLRLFRVEPKDEAASTFTLDEVATIVNQSRREGVLDDSAGTVTAVVEFTEKKAADIAVPMAQLVTLPERTTPGEIERAVAQHGYSRYVIVDEAGHPTGYVHLKDVLRAADGSDADMARPIPSKRIHHMVSVLETTDLEDALALMRRSGRHLAQVRDEAGDVRAVLFLEDVIEELVGEVQDATARRRFA, from the coding sequence ATGAGCGATTGGGCAGGAATCGCCTGGTTGGTCGTGCTCCTCGTGGCCAACGCCTTCTTCGTCGGTGCCGAGTTCGCCGTCATCTCGGCGCGTCGCTCGCAGGTGGAGCCGCTCGCGGACCGCGGCTCGCGCGCGGCCAAGACCGCGCTGTACGCCATGGAGCACGCGACGCTCATGCTCGCCACCTGTCAGCTGGGCATCACGATCTGCTCGCTGCTGATCCTGAACGTGTCCGAGCCCGCGATCCACCACCTGCTCGCGGGGCCCCTGGGGCTGACCGGTCTGCCCGAGGCGGCCGTCGACATCGCGGCGTTCATCGTGGCGCTGCTGGTCGTGTCGTACCTGCACGTGGTGTTCGGCGAGATGGTCCCGAAGAACCTCGCGTTCTCGCTCCCGGACCGCGCCGTGCTGATGCTCGCCCCGCCGCTCGTGGCGGTGTCGAAGGCGTTCTACCCGATCATCGTCGCGCTGAACTGGACCGCGAACCACGTGCTCCGGCTGTTCCGCGTCGAGCCGAAGGACGAAGCGGCATCCACCTTCACCCTCGACGAGGTCGCCACCATCGTGAACCAGTCGCGGCGGGAGGGGGTCCTCGACGACTCGGCCGGCACCGTCACGGCGGTCGTCGAGTTCACCGAGAAGAAGGCCGCCGACATCGCCGTGCCGATGGCCCAGCTCGTCACCCTCCCGGAGCGGACCACGCCCGGCGAGATCGAACGCGCGGTGGCCCAGCACGGCTACTCGCGGTACGTGATCGTCGACGAGGCCGGCCACCCCACCGGGTACGTGCACCTCAAGGACGTGCTCCGCGCGGCGGACGGGTCGGATGCCGACATGGCGCGCCCCATTCCGAGCAAGCGCATCCACCACATGGTGTCGGTGCTCGAGACGACCGACCTCGAGGACGCCCTCGCGCTCATGCGCCGCTCCGGCCGCCACCTCGCGCAGGTGCGCGACGAGGCCGGCGACGTGCGGGCGGTGCTCTTCCTCGAGGACGTCATCGAGGAGCTCGTCGGCGAGGTCCAGGACGCCACCGCGCGTCGCCGCTTCGCCTGA
- a CDS encoding hemolysin family protein yields the protein MDYVMLGVGLLLTVGTGLFVASEFALVNLDRADLEARREAGESRLSLTIDALRITSTHLSSAQLGITLTTLLTGYTMEPAISNLLRPAFDSWGLPEALTVSVASVIGVGVATVLSMILGELVPKNFALAIPRQTAKLVIPFQVAFTAVFKPAIVLLNGSANGVLRAMGVEPKEELSGARSAEELSSLVKRSASAGMLEKDTASLLDRSLTFARLSAADVMTPRPSVHALAAGDPTDDVVQLARRTGHSRFPVYGESMDDIVGVVHLKAAIGVPREKRGEVPVAALATEPLRVPETVHLDALVSELRSRGYQMAIVVDEYGGTAGIVTLEDLVEEIVGEVLDEHDRSRAGVVRTAVSLTFPGDLRPDEALDRAGVRVPEGEAYDTVGGFIMAALERIPAVGDTVETEDGVLTVNRMDGRRVDRVQYTANPVEENIGDLVRAAKGGDQR from the coding sequence ATGGATTACGTCATGCTGGGCGTGGGGCTGCTGCTCACTGTGGGAACCGGGCTCTTCGTCGCGAGCGAGTTCGCGCTCGTCAACCTCGACCGCGCCGACCTCGAGGCGCGACGAGAAGCCGGCGAGTCCCGCCTGTCGCTCACGATCGATGCGCTGCGCATCACCTCGACGCACCTGTCGAGCGCGCAGTTGGGCATCACCCTGACGACGCTTCTGACCGGTTACACGATGGAGCCGGCGATCTCGAACCTGCTGCGGCCGGCCTTCGACTCGTGGGGTCTGCCCGAGGCGCTCACGGTGTCGGTCGCCTCCGTCATCGGCGTCGGTGTCGCCACCGTCCTGTCGATGATCCTCGGTGAACTGGTGCCGAAGAACTTCGCCCTCGCCATCCCCCGGCAGACGGCGAAGCTCGTCATCCCGTTCCAGGTCGCCTTCACCGCGGTGTTCAAACCCGCGATCGTCCTGCTCAACGGCAGTGCCAACGGCGTCTTGCGCGCGATGGGCGTCGAGCCCAAGGAAGAGCTGTCGGGCGCCCGGTCGGCTGAGGAGCTGTCGAGCCTGGTCAAGCGCTCGGCGAGCGCCGGAATGCTCGAGAAGGACACCGCGTCGCTGCTGGATCGCAGCCTGACCTTCGCGCGCCTCAGCGCGGCCGACGTCATGACGCCCCGCCCGAGCGTGCACGCGCTCGCCGCGGGCGACCCCACCGACGACGTCGTGCAGCTCGCGCGACGGACCGGCCACAGCCGGTTCCCCGTGTACGGCGAGTCGATGGACGACATCGTCGGCGTCGTGCACCTCAAAGCCGCGATCGGCGTGCCGCGCGAGAAGCGCGGGGAGGTGCCGGTGGCCGCGCTCGCGACCGAACCGCTGCGCGTCCCCGAGACGGTGCACCTCGACGCCCTCGTGTCGGAGCTGCGCTCGCGCGGCTACCAGATGGCCATCGTCGTCGACGAGTACGGCGGCACCGCCGGGATCGTGACGCTGGAGGACCTCGTCGAAGAGATCGTGGGAGAGGTGCTCGACGAGCACGACCGCTCGCGCGCCGGCGTGGTCCGCACCGCCGTGTCGCTGACGTTCCCCGGCGACCTCCGTCCCGACGAGGCGCTCGACCGCGCCGGAGTACGCGTGCCCGAGGGCGAGGCGTACGACACCGTGGGCGGTTTCATCATGGCCGCGCTCGAGAGGATCCCCGCGGTGGGCGACACCGTCGAGACCGAGGACGGCGTGCTGACCGTGAACCGCATGGACGGCCGCCGCGTCGACCGCGTGCAGTACACCGCGAACCCGGTGGAGGAGAACATCGGCGACCTCGTGCGCGCGGCGAAGGGGGGTGACCAGCGATGA
- a CDS encoding glycoside hydrolase family 76 protein produces MDATIPAQARAMAAESAVVRRFVHRHGPVAWAHAAAPGVPRARTWHYWWHAHLLHAFSDAQDHRPDPRRARLLRELHRGVTLRTLGRWTTPFYDDVAWMTLALQRLDLGDRRLERLVRRLDDAIDPAVGALPWAVGSDLYNAPANSPAAIALAWTSRRGSAVDLDAWVAATLDDPETGLVRDGIEHGVVRSELWTYNQGVAIGSALALAEAAPDADSRDAHLARAAALVDAVERWCAPDDGLFPAAGGGDGGLFAGILARYLAEAAVSFGDAPADDPRRAVSESARRLVRINADALWRGRRADLFPADPRRTAHAEGDDLDLSVQLGAWITLEADVAASALTS; encoded by the coding sequence ATGGATGCCACGATCCCGGCGCAGGCACGCGCCATGGCGGCCGAGTCGGCCGTCGTCCGCCGCTTCGTCCACCGCCACGGACCGGTGGCGTGGGCGCACGCCGCCGCGCCGGGGGTCCCGCGGGCCCGCACGTGGCACTACTGGTGGCACGCGCACCTGCTGCACGCGTTCAGCGACGCGCAGGATCACCGACCCGACCCGCGACGCGCCCGCCTCCTGCGCGAGCTGCACCGCGGCGTCACCCTCCGCACGCTGGGGCGGTGGACCACCCCGTTCTACGACGACGTCGCGTGGATGACCCTGGCCCTTCAGCGCCTCGACCTCGGGGACCGCCGCCTGGAACGTCTCGTCCGACGACTCGACGACGCGATCGACCCCGCCGTCGGGGCCCTCCCGTGGGCGGTGGGCAGCGACCTCTACAACGCGCCCGCCAACTCCCCCGCCGCGATCGCCCTGGCGTGGACGTCACGGCGCGGGTCGGCGGTCGACCTCGACGCGTGGGTCGCCGCCACCCTCGACGACCCGGAGACGGGCCTCGTCCGCGACGGCATCGAGCACGGCGTCGTCCGCTCCGAGCTGTGGACGTACAACCAGGGCGTCGCGATCGGCTCGGCCCTCGCGCTCGCCGAGGCGGCGCCCGATGCCGATTCCCGCGATGCGCACCTCGCGCGGGCGGCCGCCCTCGTCGACGCCGTCGAACGGTGGTGCGCCCCGGACGACGGCCTCTTCCCCGCCGCCGGAGGTGGGGACGGCGGTCTCTTCGCCGGCATCCTCGCCCGCTATCTCGCGGAGGCCGCCGTGTCGTTCGGGGACGCCCCCGCGGACGACCCGCGTCGAGCGGTCTCCGAGAGCGCGCGACGTCTGGTGCGCATCAACGCCGACGCCCTGTGGAGGGGCCGACGCGCCGATCTCTTCCCCGCCGACCCGCGGCGCACCGCGCACGCGGAGGGTGACGACCTCGACCTCTCGGTCCAGCTCGGCGCGTGGATCACGCTCGAAGCCGACGTCGCGGCGAGCGCGCTCACCAGCTGA
- a CDS encoding GuaB1 family IMP dehydrogenase-related protein has product MEFSGAQPDVDLTYSDVFLVPRHSEVRSRLDVDLAPGDGSGATLPLVSANMNSVTGTRLAATLARRGGLGVLPQDLALPDLVDAVGRVKAQPVAWDAPLVLPPSATVADARLVLPPVPGRGIVVAEAREDGVIALTDFRGIVPAPRLATALPDATLGDIARTDAPLVEVARVGDPREIFALVGEADIVAVVDGDRVVGTLSARSALRDSVYRPAVDADGRLIVAAAVGVNGDVAGKARALAAAGVDVLVVDTAHGHQAQMLRALREVAALDLGIPIAAGNVVTAEGVRDLTDAGASILKVGVGPGAMCTTRMMTAVGRPQFSAVLETAEAARSVGAHVWADGGVRYPRDVALALAAGAASVMIGSWFAGTIESPGRLRTDEGGRVYKESWGMASTKAVQGRFGRLDPFERARKELFAEGISSSRIYLDPQRPGLEDLLDMITSGVRSSFTYAGAATVAEFHERARVGLQSAAGYEEGKALPVSW; this is encoded by the coding sequence ATGGAGTTCTCCGGTGCTCAGCCCGATGTCGATCTGACCTACTCGGACGTCTTCCTCGTCCCGCGCCATTCCGAGGTGCGCAGCCGCCTCGACGTCGACCTCGCGCCGGGCGACGGCAGCGGAGCGACGCTGCCGCTCGTCTCGGCCAACATGAACTCGGTCACGGGGACGCGTCTGGCCGCGACCCTGGCGCGCCGCGGCGGTCTCGGCGTCCTCCCCCAGGACCTGGCGCTACCCGACCTCGTGGACGCGGTCGGGAGGGTGAAGGCGCAGCCCGTCGCGTGGGACGCTCCGCTGGTCCTCCCGCCGTCCGCCACGGTCGCCGACGCGCGCCTGGTGCTTCCCCCGGTGCCGGGTCGCGGGATCGTCGTCGCCGAAGCGCGCGAAGACGGGGTCATCGCCCTCACGGACTTCCGGGGGATCGTGCCGGCCCCGCGCCTGGCGACCGCGCTCCCGGATGCCACCCTCGGCGACATCGCGCGCACCGACGCCCCGCTGGTCGAGGTGGCCCGGGTCGGTGATCCGCGCGAGATCTTCGCCCTCGTGGGCGAGGCGGACATCGTCGCGGTCGTGGATGGCGACCGCGTCGTGGGAACCCTCTCCGCGCGGAGCGCGCTGCGCGACTCCGTCTACCGTCCGGCCGTCGACGCCGACGGGCGTCTGATCGTGGCCGCCGCCGTCGGAGTCAACGGCGACGTCGCGGGCAAGGCTCGGGCGCTGGCCGCGGCCGGGGTCGACGTGCTCGTCGTCGACACGGCGCACGGTCACCAGGCGCAGATGCTCCGCGCGCTGCGCGAGGTCGCGGCGCTGGATCTCGGCATCCCGATCGCCGCGGGCAACGTCGTCACCGCCGAGGGCGTGCGCGATCTCACCGACGCCGGAGCGTCGATCCTCAAGGTCGGCGTCGGACCGGGCGCGATGTGCACGACCCGCATGATGACCGCGGTCGGACGTCCGCAGTTCTCGGCCGTGCTCGAGACGGCGGAGGCCGCGCGCAGCGTCGGCGCGCACGTCTGGGCCGACGGCGGGGTGCGCTACCCGCGCGACGTCGCCCTCGCGCTCGCGGCGGGCGCGGCATCCGTCATGATCGGCTCGTGGTTCGCGGGCACGATCGAGTCTCCCGGGCGCTTGCGCACCGACGAAGGCGGGCGGGTCTACAAGGAGTCGTGGGGCATGGCCTCGACGAAGGCCGTGCAGGGGCGCTTCGGTCGCCTCGATCCCTTCGAACGCGCGCGCAAGGAGCTATTCGCCGAGGGCATCTCGTCCTCGCGCATCTACCTCGACCCCCAGCGCCCCGGTCTCGAGGACCTGCTCGACATGATCACCTCGGGCGTGCGCTCCTCGTTCACGTACGCGGGAGCGGCGACGGTGGCGGAGTTCCACGAGCGCGCACGGGTGGGCCTGCAGTCCGCCGCCGGATACGAAGAAGGAAAGGCGCTCCCCGTCAGCTGGTGA
- a CDS encoding multifunctional oxoglutarate decarboxylase/oxoglutarate dehydrogenase thiamine pyrophosphate-binding subunit/dihydrolipoyllysine-residue succinyltransferase subunit — protein sequence MSSQVTGVGTSNEGEFGANEWLVDELYEQFKVDKHSVDKAWWPILEAYHPVVDESAAAGSPPSAPAAEPKPVTAPIPVVGQTPVARTTTKPAKPQPIPAQAPTAAPSAGSESTEEDRVTVLKGMPKALASNMDDSLTVPTATSVRTIPAKLMIDNRIVINNHMSRTRGGKVSFTHLIGWALIQALKEFPSQNVYYAEIDGKPSVVAPAHINLGIAIDMPKPDGSRALLVPSIKRADTLTFGEFLASYEDLVRRARNNKLTPADFQGTTISLTNPGGIGTVHSVPRLMRGQGAIIGAGALDYPAEFQGSSAKTLNELAIGKTITLTSTYDHRVIQGAGSGEFLKKVHELLIGQRGFYDDIFAALRIPYAPIHWAADINVDVSERIDKSARVQELINSYRVRGHLMADIDPLEYVQRTHPDLEIESHGLTFWDLDREFVTGGLGDRRVAKLRDILGVLRDSYCRTIGVEYMHIQDPIQRKWFQSNVEVKYIKPGHDEQLRILSKLNQAEAFETFLQTKYVGQKRFSLEGGESLIPLLDQILQGAASKGLDGAAIGMAHRGRLNVLTNIGGKTYGQVFREFEGAVAIGSKRGSGDVKYHLGTEGTFVGDNGEELPVYLAANPSHLETVDGVLEGIVRAKQDRKPIGSFSWLPILVHGDAAFAGQGVVVETLQMSQLRGYRTGGTIHVVVNNQVGFTTTPTDARTSVYATDVAKTIQAPVLHVNGDDPEAVVRAAELAFLYREEFHRDVVIDLVCYRRRGHNEGDDPSMTQPLMTNLIEAKRSVRRLYTEALVGRGDITEDEYEQAKQDFQNRLEVAFADTHEAETGTNPVVSTEAADEVPTGAPETTGVSREVVHHIGDAFVNKPDGFTVHNKLQQLLEKRFDMSRNGGIDWAFGELLAFGSVLMEGTPVRLAGQDSRRGTFVQRHSVLHDRKNGQEWLPLANLSENQGRFWVYDSLLSEYAAMAFEYGYSVERSDALVLWEAQFGDFANGAQSVIDEFISSADQKWAQQSSVVLLLPHGYEGQGPDHSSARIERYLQMCAQDNMIVARPSTPASYFHLLRRQAYQRPRRPLIVFTPKAMLRLRGATSPVEDFLEGRFEPVLDDDRGLDAGAVTRVLLHAGKIHWDLRAELDKNPNPEIALVRLEQYYPAPIDELNRVLATYPNAELVWVQDEPENQGAWPFIALEVDDKLGRPIRVISRAAAASTATGSPKVHANEHAEIMKAALAR from the coding sequence GTGTCGAGCCAGGTGACGGGCGTCGGTACTTCGAACGAGGGCGAGTTCGGCGCGAACGAGTGGCTCGTAGACGAACTCTACGAACAGTTCAAAGTCGACAAGCACTCCGTGGACAAGGCCTGGTGGCCGATTCTGGAGGCGTACCACCCGGTCGTCGACGAATCCGCCGCGGCCGGCAGTCCCCCGTCCGCTCCCGCGGCCGAGCCGAAGCCCGTGACAGCCCCCATTCCCGTCGTCGGTCAGACACCCGTGGCCCGCACCACGACGAAGCCCGCCAAGCCGCAGCCGATTCCGGCGCAGGCTCCCACGGCTGCTCCCTCGGCCGGTTCGGAGAGCACCGAGGAAGACCGCGTGACGGTCCTGAAGGGGATGCCGAAGGCCCTGGCATCCAATATGGACGACTCGCTGACGGTCCCCACCGCGACGAGCGTGCGCACCATCCCCGCGAAGCTGATGATCGACAACCGCATCGTCATCAACAACCACATGTCGCGCACCCGCGGCGGCAAGGTGAGCTTCACGCACCTCATCGGGTGGGCGCTGATCCAGGCGCTCAAGGAGTTCCCGAGCCAGAACGTCTACTACGCCGAGATCGACGGCAAGCCCTCGGTCGTGGCTCCCGCGCACATCAACCTGGGCATCGCGATCGACATGCCCAAGCCCGACGGCTCCCGCGCGTTGCTGGTGCCCAGCATCAAGCGCGCCGACACGCTGACGTTCGGCGAGTTCCTCGCCTCCTACGAAGACCTCGTGCGTCGCGCCCGCAACAACAAGCTGACGCCGGCCGACTTCCAGGGCACGACGATCTCGCTGACCAACCCCGGCGGCATCGGCACCGTCCACTCGGTCCCCCGCCTCATGCGCGGTCAGGGAGCGATCATCGGCGCCGGCGCGCTCGACTACCCCGCCGAGTTCCAGGGCTCCAGCGCGAAGACGCTCAACGAGCTCGCGATCGGCAAGACGATCACCCTGACCAGCACGTATGACCACCGCGTCATCCAGGGTGCCGGCTCGGGCGAGTTCCTCAAGAAGGTGCACGAGCTGCTCATCGGGCAGCGCGGCTTCTACGACGACATCTTCGCGGCGCTGCGCATCCCGTACGCGCCGATCCACTGGGCCGCCGACATCAACGTCGACGTCTCGGAGCGCATCGACAAGAGCGCGCGCGTCCAGGAACTGATCAACTCGTACCGCGTGCGCGGCCACCTCATGGCCGACATCGACCCGCTCGAGTACGTGCAGCGCACGCACCCCGACCTCGAGATCGAGTCGCACGGGCTGACGTTCTGGGACCTCGACCGCGAGTTCGTCACGGGCGGTCTGGGCGATCGGCGCGTCGCCAAGCTGCGCGACATCCTCGGCGTCCTGCGCGACTCGTACTGCCGCACCATCGGCGTCGAGTACATGCACATCCAGGATCCGATCCAGCGCAAGTGGTTCCAGAGCAACGTCGAGGTCAAGTACATCAAGCCCGGCCACGACGAGCAGCTCCGCATCCTGTCGAAGCTGAACCAGGCCGAGGCGTTCGAGACGTTCCTGCAGACCAAGTACGTCGGCCAGAAGCGTTTCAGCCTCGAGGGCGGCGAGTCGCTCATCCCGCTGCTCGACCAGATCCTGCAGGGTGCGGCCTCCAAGGGCCTCGACGGCGCCGCGATCGGCATGGCCCACCGCGGTCGCCTCAACGTGCTGACCAACATCGGCGGCAAGACCTACGGCCAGGTGTTCCGCGAGTTCGAGGGCGCTGTCGCGATCGGCAGCAAGCGCGGCTCGGGCGACGTGAAGTACCACCTCGGCACCGAGGGCACCTTCGTCGGCGACAACGGTGAAGAGCTCCCCGTCTACCTCGCGGCCAACCCCTCGCACCTCGAGACCGTCGACGGCGTGCTCGAGGGCATCGTGCGGGCCAAGCAGGACCGCAAGCCCATCGGCAGCTTCTCGTGGCTGCCCATCCTCGTGCACGGCGACGCCGCGTTCGCGGGTCAGGGCGTCGTGGTCGAGACGCTGCAGATGTCGCAGCTGCGCGGCTACCGCACCGGTGGCACGATCCACGTCGTGGTGAACAACCAGGTCGGCTTCACCACCACGCCCACGGACGCTCGGACCTCGGTGTACGCCACCGATGTCGCCAAGACGATCCAGGCGCCCGTGCTCCACGTGAACGGCGACGACCCGGAGGCCGTCGTCCGCGCGGCGGAGCTGGCGTTCCTGTACCGCGAGGAGTTCCACCGCGACGTCGTGATCGATCTCGTCTGCTACCGCCGCCGCGGTCACAACGAGGGCGACGACCCCTCGATGACGCAGCCGCTGATGACGAACCTCATCGAGGCGAAGCGCTCCGTCCGGCGCCTGTACACCGAGGCCCTCGTCGGCCGCGGCGACATCACCGAAGACGAGTACGAGCAGGCGAAACAGGACTTCCAGAACCGTCTCGAGGTCGCCTTCGCCGACACGCACGAGGCCGAGACGGGCACCAACCCGGTCGTCTCGACCGAGGCGGCCGACGAGGTTCCGACGGGTGCGCCCGAGACGACCGGTGTCTCCCGCGAGGTCGTGCACCACATCGGTGACGCCTTCGTGAACAAGCCCGACGGCTTCACCGTGCACAACAAGCTCCAGCAGCTGCTCGAGAAGCGTTTCGACATGAGCCGCAACGGCGGCATCGACTGGGCGTTCGGCGAGCTGCTCGCCTTCGGGTCTGTCCTCATGGAGGGCACGCCCGTCCGTCTCGCGGGTCAGGACTCGCGCCGCGGCACGTTCGTGCAGCGCCACTCCGTGCTGCACGACCGCAAGAACGGCCAGGAGTGGCTGCCGCTCGCGAACCTCAGCGAGAACCAGGGCCGCTTCTGGGTCTACGACTCGCTGCTGAGCGAGTACGCCGCGATGGCATTCGAGTACGGCTACTCGGTCGAGCGCTCCGACGCGCTCGTGCTGTGGGAAGCGCAGTTCGGCGACTTCGCCAACGGTGCGCAGTCGGTCATCGACGAGTTCATCTCCTCGGCCGACCAGAAGTGGGCGCAGCAGTCGAGCGTCGTGCTGCTGCTCCCCCACGGCTACGAGGGCCAAGGACCCGACCACTCGTCGGCGCGCATCGAGCGCTACCTGCAGATGTGCGCGCAGGACAACATGATCGTCGCGCGTCCCTCGACCCCCGCGTCGTACTTCCACCTCCTGCGTCGTCAGGCGTACCAGCGCCCCCGCCGGCCGCTCATCGTCTTCACGCCGAAGGCCATGCTGCGACTGCGCGGCGCGACGAGCCCGGTCGAGGACTTCCTCGAGGGCCGCTTCGAGCCGGTCCTCGACGACGACCGCGGTCTCGACGCCGGCGCCGTCACCCGCGTGCTCCTGCACGCGGGCAAGATCCACTGGGATCTGCGGGCCGAACTCGACAAGAACCCGAACCCCGAGATCGCCCTCGTGCGCCTGGAGCAGTACTACCCGGCGCCGATCGACGAACTCAACCGGGTTCTCGCGACCTACCCGAACGCCGAGCTGGTCTGGGTTCAGGACGAGCCCGAGAACCAGGGTGCGTGGCCGTTCATCGCCCTCGAGGTCGATGACAAGCTCGGTCGCCCGATCCGCGTCATCTCGCGCGCGGCCGCCGCATCGACGGCGACCGGCTCCCCGAAGGTGCACGCGAACGAGCACGCCGAGATCATGAAGGCCGCGCTCGCGCGCTGA